A stretch of the Amycolatopsis sp. BJA-103 genome encodes the following:
- a CDS encoding substrate-binding and VWA domain-containing protein: MVVNPGQSRGGRKVLAFAAAAVVAIGLIIGLRALTSDSGEEAVAAKCTTGDAVKLQVSSSPEKAGVVTEIAKGYSGRTVAGRCVDVMVQSKSSGTAMQALARGWNEAVDGPRPDVWTPAASGWVNLLRQNLTGTDHPALVPEGDPESVANAPLVLAMPKPMAEALGWPGKGIGWKDLAALATDPQGWAKYGHPEWGKFRLGKTNPNISTSGLNATIGAYYAATGTSSDLTANALAKPEARTFVQNVEQAIVHYGDNTLTFLTNLQKADDRGAALSYISAVTVEENSLVGYNQGNPTNDPEKRGQHAPPKVPLVGIYPSDGTLNSDHPFTVLNWTDDIHKQVAADFLAHLRGAEAQQKFSDIGFRTFDGKPGSQTTSENGAQPDAKLNLIRPPSPPVLTEVLKSWKDLRKKANVLLVVDVSGSMGDGVGGTGKNKMDLAKQAAVASLPQFSDADKVGLWMFSTKLDGDKDFKELRPVSPIGGEPGRQELASRLNGLTPQNGTGLYDSSLAAYEFMKQRLDPDAINAVVVLTDGRNEDPGGIDLPNLVGQLRTEGGGEAVRMFTIAYGSDADLNVLKEIAETTQGVGYDSSKPDSIDQVFTAVISNF, translated from the coding sequence ATGGTCGTGAATCCCGGTCAGTCCCGAGGCGGCCGCAAGGTCCTGGCGTTCGCGGCCGCGGCGGTGGTCGCGATCGGTTTGATCATCGGACTGCGCGCGCTCACGAGCGACTCCGGCGAAGAGGCCGTGGCAGCGAAGTGCACGACGGGCGACGCGGTCAAGTTGCAGGTGTCGTCCTCGCCGGAAAAGGCGGGCGTGGTCACCGAGATCGCCAAGGGCTACAGCGGCCGTACGGTCGCCGGGCGCTGTGTCGACGTGATGGTGCAGTCGAAGTCCTCCGGTACCGCGATGCAGGCGCTCGCGCGCGGCTGGAACGAGGCGGTGGACGGGCCGAGGCCGGACGTCTGGACGCCCGCCGCGTCCGGCTGGGTGAACCTGCTGCGCCAGAACCTCACCGGCACCGATCACCCCGCGCTGGTGCCCGAGGGCGACCCGGAATCGGTCGCGAACGCGCCGCTGGTCCTCGCCATGCCGAAACCGATGGCCGAGGCGCTCGGCTGGCCCGGCAAGGGCATCGGCTGGAAGGACCTCGCCGCGCTCGCCACGGATCCGCAGGGCTGGGCGAAGTACGGCCATCCGGAATGGGGGAAGTTCCGGCTCGGCAAGACGAATCCGAACATCTCGACGTCCGGTCTCAACGCCACGATCGGCGCCTACTACGCCGCGACAGGCACGTCTTCGGACCTCACCGCGAACGCGCTCGCGAAACCGGAGGCACGGACGTTCGTGCAGAACGTCGAGCAGGCCATCGTCCACTACGGCGACAACACCCTGACGTTCCTGACGAACCTGCAGAAGGCCGACGACCGCGGCGCCGCGCTGTCGTACATCTCGGCGGTGACGGTCGAGGAGAACTCGCTCGTCGGCTACAACCAGGGCAACCCCACCAACGATCCGGAGAAGCGCGGGCAGCACGCGCCGCCGAAGGTGCCGCTCGTCGGCATCTACCCGAGTGACGGCACGCTCAACTCCGATCATCCGTTCACCGTGCTGAACTGGACCGACGACATCCACAAGCAGGTCGCGGCGGACTTCCTCGCGCACCTGCGGGGCGCCGAGGCGCAGCAGAAGTTCAGCGACATCGGCTTCCGGACGTTCGACGGGAAGCCCGGTTCGCAGACCACGTCGGAGAACGGCGCCCAGCCCGACGCGAAGCTCAACCTGATCCGCCCGCCGAGCCCGCCGGTGCTGACCGAGGTGCTCAAGTCGTGGAAGGACCTGCGGAAGAAGGCGAACGTGCTGCTGGTCGTCGACGTCTCCGGGTCGATGGGCGACGGGGTCGGCGGGACGGGGAAGAACAAGATGGATCTCGCGAAACAGGCGGCCGTGGCGTCGTTGCCGCAGTTCAGCGACGCGGACAAGGTCGGGCTGTGGATGTTCTCGACGAAACTCGACGGTGACAAGGACTTCAAGGAACTCCGGCCGGTGTCGCCGATCGGTGGTGAGCCGGGCAGGCAGGAACTGGCGTCGCGGCTGAACGGGCTGACCCCGCAGAACGGAACCGGCCTCTACGACTCGTCGCTCGCGGCCTACGAGTTCATGAAGCAGCGGCTGGATCCGGACGCGATCAACGCCGTCGTCGTGCTCACCGACGGCCGGAACGAGGATCCGGGCGGGATCGACCTGCCCAACCTCGTCGGGCAGCTGCGGACCGAGGGCGGCGGTGAGGCGGTGCGGATGTTCACCATCGCCTACGGCTCCGACGCGGACCTGAACGTGCTCAAGGAGATCGCCGAGACGACACAGGGCGTGGGGTACGACTCGTCCAAACCGGACTCGATCGACCAGGTCTTCACCGCCGTGATCTCGAATTTCTGA
- a CDS encoding homogentisate 1,2-dioxygenase, with protein MPYYRQVGEIPHKRHTAFRKPDGGLYAEELMGVEGFSADSALLYHRGLPTAIVDAVAIEDERGPITPNHPLKPRAFKTQDLKFGDADAVTDRRRLFGNADVTIGFVHATQPSPLYRNAAGDELFYVHGGSATVETIYGSLEIGDGDYLVIPTSCTYRVLPHDEIKLLTIEARGHIGPPKRYLSAKGQFLEHSPYCERDIRGPSEPLVVDGTDVEVLVRHRAGLTRYTYATHPFDVVGWDGCLYPWVFNIDDFEPITGRVHQPPPVHQTFEGPNFVVCSFCPRKVDYHPESVPVPYNHANVDSDELMFYVRGNYEARKGSGIEVGSLSLHPSGFTHGPQPGAAEASIGAQFFDETAVMVDTFAPLDLGEAADASEDHRYAWTWSGRGPGA; from the coding sequence ATGCCTTACTACCGGCAGGTAGGCGAGATCCCGCACAAGCGCCACACGGCGTTCCGCAAGCCCGACGGGGGCCTGTACGCCGAGGAACTGATGGGTGTCGAGGGCTTCTCGGCGGACTCCGCGCTGCTCTATCACCGCGGGCTGCCCACCGCGATCGTCGACGCCGTCGCGATCGAGGACGAACGCGGCCCGATCACCCCGAACCACCCGCTCAAGCCCCGCGCCTTCAAGACCCAGGACCTCAAGTTCGGCGACGCCGACGCGGTCACCGACCGGCGGCGGCTGTTCGGCAACGCCGACGTCACCATCGGTTTCGTCCACGCGACGCAGCCCTCGCCGCTGTACCGCAACGCGGCGGGCGACGAGCTCTTCTACGTCCATGGCGGCAGCGCCACCGTCGAGACGATCTACGGCTCGCTGGAGATCGGTGACGGCGACTACCTCGTCATCCCGACGTCGTGCACCTATCGCGTGCTCCCCCACGACGAGATCAAGCTGCTGACCATCGAGGCGCGCGGCCACATCGGCCCGCCGAAGCGCTATCTGTCGGCGAAGGGCCAGTTCCTCGAGCACTCGCCGTACTGCGAACGCGACATCCGCGGCCCCTCCGAGCCGCTGGTCGTCGACGGCACCGACGTCGAGGTCCTCGTGCGGCACCGCGCCGGGCTGACGCGCTACACCTACGCGACCCACCCGTTCGACGTCGTCGGCTGGGACGGCTGCCTGTACCCGTGGGTGTTCAACATCGACGACTTCGAGCCGATCACCGGCCGCGTGCACCAGCCACCGCCCGTGCACCAGACGTTCGAGGGCCCGAATTTCGTGGTCTGCTCGTTCTGCCCGCGCAAGGTCGACTACCACCCCGAGTCGGTCCCGGTGCCGTACAACCACGCGAACGTCGACTCCGACGAGCTGATGTTCTACGTCCGCGGGAACTACGAGGCGCGCAAGGGCTCAGGGATCGAGGTCGGCTCGCTCTCGCTGCACCCGTCCGGCTTCACGCACGGGCCGCAGCCCGGGGCGGCGGAGGCGTCGATCGGCGCCCAGTTCTTCGACGAGACCGCGGTCATGGTGGACACCTTCGCGCCGCTGGACCTCGGCGAGGCCGCCGACGCTTCGGAGGACCACCGTTACGCGTGGACCTGGTCCGGCCGGGGCCCTGGCGCCTGA
- a CDS encoding IclR family transcriptional regulator, with amino-acid sequence MTREGSLTLDRGLALLQAVADAGGEAATISELAVAIGASRAAVYRLLVPLSERGLVWRDGNKVRLGVGLLRLAGQVLPQLREAARPVLRELAEKVGATAHLSVAQGDQAQAVAVVEPTWTSFHVAYRVGTRHPLSAGAAGKAMTLRPGGEGWVTSSGELEAGASGVAAPVRGVPGLKASLGVVSLEPLDASVVGPAVLGAAVRLAEVLKQPE; translated from the coding sequence GTGACCCGTGAAGGGTCGCTGACCCTGGACAGAGGGCTCGCGCTGCTGCAAGCGGTGGCGGACGCGGGTGGCGAGGCGGCGACGATCTCCGAACTCGCCGTCGCCATCGGCGCGAGCCGGGCCGCCGTCTACCGGCTGCTCGTCCCGCTGTCCGAACGCGGCCTGGTGTGGCGCGACGGCAACAAGGTGCGGCTGGGTGTCGGCCTGCTCCGGCTCGCCGGGCAGGTCCTCCCGCAGCTGCGAGAGGCGGCCAGGCCGGTCCTGCGCGAGCTGGCGGAGAAGGTCGGCGCGACGGCGCATCTGTCGGTCGCGCAGGGAGACCAGGCGCAGGCCGTCGCGGTCGTCGAACCGACGTGGACGAGCTTCCACGTCGCCTACCGCGTCGGCACCCGCCATCCGCTGTCCGCCGGAGCCGCGGGCAAGGCGATGACGCTGCGTCCCGGCGGCGAAGGCTGGGTGACGTCGTCCGGTGAACTGGAGGCGGGCGCGTCCGGGGTCGCCGCGCCCGTGCGCGGGGTGCCGGGATTGAAGGCCAGCCTCGGTGTCGTGTCGTTGGAGCCGCTGGACGCCTCCGTGGTGGGTCCCGCGGTCCTGGGGGCCGCCGTCCGGCTGGCCGAGGTGCTGAAACAGCCCGAGTAG
- a CDS encoding DUF998 domain-containing protein: MTLPKIIAARAVSPVHGRLAIFGMAVAVAISIDLHLRLSSQVSPIWQTLSEYVYGYLSPGSTAAPLFGAMCLALGLGSLALLGGIAKAHRSGYESVLVLLGVWCAGLFVLALVPVDPEGQARSLAGQIHNYAALTAFLALPAAAWVLTRPGRARCPWEPRRTTIRRLSVASFAAVVIVLGGFVWTMLTGPSHQEVTLGLFERLLFAVDLTLLATMVRPLLSGR, encoded by the coding sequence GTGACCTTGCCAAAGATCATCGCGGCCCGTGCCGTCTCCCCCGTGCACGGCAGGCTCGCGATCTTCGGCATGGCCGTCGCCGTCGCCATCTCGATCGATCTGCACCTGCGGCTGTCCAGCCAGGTCAGCCCGATCTGGCAGACGCTGTCCGAGTACGTCTACGGCTACCTCTCACCCGGCTCGACGGCGGCGCCACTGTTCGGCGCGATGTGCCTGGCGCTGGGGCTTGGTTCGCTCGCTCTGCTCGGCGGTATCGCGAAGGCGCACCGCAGCGGTTACGAGTCCGTTCTCGTCCTGCTCGGGGTGTGGTGCGCCGGGCTGTTCGTCCTCGCGCTCGTGCCCGTCGACCCCGAGGGCCAGGCCCGTTCTCTGGCCGGGCAGATCCACAACTACGCCGCGCTGACGGCCTTCCTCGCGCTTCCCGCCGCCGCCTGGGTACTGACCCGCCCTGGCCGGGCGCGCTGCCCGTGGGAGCCGCGCCGCACGACGATCCGGCGGCTCTCGGTGGCGAGCTTCGCCGCCGTGGTGATCGTGCTCGGCGGGTTCGTCTGGACGATGCTCACCGGGCCGTCGCATCAGGAGGTCACGCTCGGCCTGTTCGAGCGGCTGCTGTTCGCTGTCGACCTCACCCTGCTGGCGACCATGGTGCGCCCACTGCTCAGCGGCCGCTGA
- a CDS encoding TMEM165/GDT1 family protein: MLALISAFGLVLAVELPDKTLVATLVLTTRFRAWPVFAGVTAAFAVQCAIAATFGSVLTLLPEALVTAIVAAMFGIGAFMLLREGFSPGKDGGEDASRSGPSPATFFRSALTSFGVLFAAEWGDASQLATASLAARFGNPFAVALGSFVALVAVAGLAVFIGAKVRSRIRPKLIQRVAGFVFAGFSLFALTQLVF, from the coding sequence ATGCTGGCGCTCATCAGCGCGTTTGGCCTGGTACTGGCCGTGGAGCTACCGGACAAGACACTCGTCGCCACCCTCGTTCTCACCACTCGTTTCCGCGCGTGGCCGGTATTCGCCGGCGTCACCGCGGCCTTCGCCGTGCAATGTGCGATCGCCGCCACTTTCGGCAGTGTGCTCACTTTGCTACCGGAGGCGCTGGTGACCGCGATCGTCGCCGCGATGTTCGGTATCGGCGCGTTCATGCTTCTTCGTGAAGGGTTCAGCCCCGGCAAGGACGGCGGCGAGGACGCGTCGCGTTCCGGGCCGAGCCCTGCGACCTTCTTCCGCTCCGCGCTGACGTCGTTCGGCGTGCTGTTCGCCGCCGAGTGGGGTGACGCCTCCCAGCTCGCGACGGCCAGCCTCGCGGCCCGCTTCGGCAACCCGTTCGCGGTCGCGCTCGGCTCCTTCGTGGCACTGGTCGCCGTCGCCGGACTCGCCGTCTTCATCGGCGCGAAGGTCCGGAGCCGCATCCGCCCCAAGCTCATCCAGCGCGTGGCGGGCTTCGTCTTCGCCGGGTTCTCGCTGTTCGCGCTGACCCAGCTCGTCTTCTGA
- a CDS encoding S41 family peptidase, translating into MDERARIDDVCGRLRSHYVFPDVAEKLVVFLQARLGEGAYAGLDDKAFAAAVTRDLQSVNGDKHLRLRHHVDPLPEVDGQSFDPEVYRHEAELNGFGIASARRLSGNVGYLETKLLYGPDIAGEALAAAMTLLATADALLIDVRENRGGSPAAVALLISYLVDEPVHFNSIYLRDGDVTNQFWTLPYVPGRKFGADKPVWILTGPKTFSGAEDLSYSLQQLGRAKTVGAVTGGGANPRQQYKVDTHLDVTVPGGRAVNPVTGTNWEGVGVQPDIAVAVEDAFDAAYALALDHVLTLGDSGVRRQIADEARLTLDGLG; encoded by the coding sequence ATGGACGAGAGAGCGCGGATCGATGACGTGTGCGGACGGTTGCGGAGCCACTACGTGTTCCCCGATGTCGCCGAGAAGCTCGTGGTGTTCTTGCAGGCGAGGCTGGGCGAGGGCGCGTACGCCGGGCTCGACGACAAGGCGTTCGCCGCCGCGGTCACTCGGGACCTGCAATCGGTCAACGGGGACAAACATCTGCGGCTGCGGCATCACGTCGACCCGCTGCCCGAGGTGGACGGCCAGTCCTTCGATCCCGAGGTGTACCGGCACGAGGCCGAACTGAACGGCTTCGGCATCGCGTCGGCGCGACGGCTGTCCGGGAACGTCGGCTACCTGGAGACGAAGCTGCTCTACGGGCCGGACATCGCCGGCGAGGCCTTGGCGGCGGCGATGACGCTGCTCGCGACCGCGGACGCGTTGCTGATCGACGTCCGGGAGAACCGGGGCGGCAGTCCGGCGGCGGTCGCGTTGCTGATCAGCTACCTGGTCGACGAGCCCGTGCACTTCAACAGCATTTATCTGCGCGACGGCGACGTGACCAACCAGTTCTGGACGCTGCCGTACGTGCCGGGACGCAAGTTCGGCGCGGACAAGCCGGTGTGGATCCTGACCGGTCCGAAGACCTTCTCCGGTGCGGAGGACCTGAGCTACTCGCTTCAGCAGTTGGGGCGGGCGAAGACGGTCGGCGCGGTGACCGGCGGCGGCGCGAATCCGCGTCAGCAGTACAAAGTGGACACCCATTTGGATGTCACCGTCCCGGGTGGACGAGCCGTGAACCCGGTCACGGGGACCAACTGGGAAGGCGTCGGCGTCCAGCCCGATATCGCCGTCGCTGTCGAGGACGCTTTCGACGCGGCGTACGCGTTGGCGCTGGACCACGTGCTGACACTGGGGGATTCGGGTGTGCGGCGGCAGATCGCCGACGAGGCGCGGCTCACGCTCGACGGCCTCGGCTGA
- a CDS encoding cytochrome ubiquinol oxidase subunit I gives MEVLDLARWQFGITTVYHFLMVPLTIGLSVLVAGMQTAWVRTGDPRYLKMTKFWGKLLLVNFAMGVVTGIVQEFQFGMNWSAYSRFVGDVFGAPLAMEGLVAFFVESTFLGLWIFGWDKLPKKVHLACAWAYSLATVASAYFILAANSWMQHPVGVEFVDGKPTMNSIWAVLTNNTALAAIPHTLAGAFSVAAAFLVGVAGWQLWRKRSEDDEHRAVWRSSLRLGGWTGVVAFAVLAITGDMQGKLMFEQQPMKMASAEALCHTEKPASFSIIAIGDVSGSNCEDVKTFNVPALLSFLAHNDFTTEVKGVENLVTEYQAKYGTNYPDDPQLGSLAGKPIDYVPNLPVTYWGFRAMIGFGAMSAGIGLLALWLTRRGRIPGQRWFPWLVLGGIATPFIGNSAGWIFTEMGRQPFVVVPNPTGVDGVWMFTAQAVSKLSTGEVWTSLIALTTVYAVLGVVEVFLMRKYVRGGVDAVMPPKKPASTSKNDDPEGGDSDDDALAFAY, from the coding sequence GTGGAGGTTCTCGATCTCGCTAGGTGGCAGTTCGGCATAACCACCGTCTATCACTTCCTGATGGTCCCGCTGACCATCGGGCTTTCGGTCCTGGTCGCCGGGATGCAGACGGCCTGGGTCCGGACCGGTGATCCGCGCTATCTGAAGATGACCAAGTTCTGGGGGAAACTCCTGCTGGTCAACTTCGCGATGGGCGTGGTCACCGGGATCGTGCAGGAGTTCCAGTTCGGGATGAACTGGAGCGCGTACTCGCGGTTCGTCGGCGACGTGTTCGGTGCGCCGCTGGCGATGGAAGGGCTCGTCGCGTTCTTCGTCGAGTCGACCTTCCTCGGGCTGTGGATCTTCGGCTGGGACAAGCTGCCGAAGAAGGTCCACCTGGCGTGCGCCTGGGCGTACTCCCTGGCCACCGTGGCTTCCGCGTACTTCATCCTGGCGGCGAACTCGTGGATGCAGCATCCGGTCGGGGTCGAATTCGTCGACGGGAAGCCGACGATGAACTCGATCTGGGCGGTGCTGACGAACAACACCGCGCTGGCCGCGATCCCGCACACGCTCGCGGGTGCTTTCTCGGTGGCCGCGGCGTTCCTGGTCGGTGTCGCGGGCTGGCAGTTGTGGCGCAAGCGTTCGGAGGACGACGAGCACCGCGCGGTGTGGCGTTCGTCGTTGCGCCTCGGCGGCTGGACCGGGGTGGTGGCGTTCGCGGTGCTGGCGATCACCGGTGACATGCAGGGCAAGCTGATGTTCGAGCAGCAGCCGATGAAGATGGCGTCGGCGGAAGCGTTGTGCCACACGGAGAAACCTGCGAGCTTCTCGATCATCGCGATCGGTGACGTGAGCGGCTCGAACTGTGAGGACGTCAAGACGTTCAACGTGCCTGCGCTGCTCTCCTTCTTGGCGCACAACGACTTCACGACCGAGGTCAAGGGCGTGGAGAACCTGGTGACCGAGTACCAGGCGAAGTACGGCACGAACTACCCGGACGACCCGCAGCTCGGTTCGCTCGCGGGCAAGCCGATCGACTACGTGCCCAACCTGCCGGTGACCTACTGGGGCTTCCGCGCGATGATCGGCTTCGGCGCGATGTCGGCCGGGATCGGGCTACTCGCGCTGTGGCTGACCCGGCGCGGGCGCATCCCCGGACAGCGATGGTTCCCGTGGCTCGTGCTCGGCGGGATCGCGACGCCGTTCATCGGTAACAGCGCCGGCTGGATCTTCACCGAGATGGGTCGTCAGCCGTTCGTGGTGGTGCCGAATCCGACCGGTGTCGACGGAGTGTGGATGTTCACCGCGCAAGCGGTCTCGAAGTTGTCCACAGGCGAGGTATGGACGTCACTCATTGCTCTGACGACCGTTTACGCGGTCCTGGGCGTCGTCGAAGTCTTCCTGATGCGCAAGTACGTCCGCGGCGGTGTCGACGCCGTCATGCCCCCCAAGAAACCGGCCTCGACCAGCAAGAACGACGATCCCGAAGGCGGTGACAGCGATGACGACGCCCTCGCCTTCGCCTACTGA
- the cydB gene encoding cytochrome d ubiquinol oxidase subunit II has product MTLETIWFCVIALFWLGYLFLEGFDFGVGMLMPALAKDNTERRVMVNTIGPVWDGNEVWLIVAGGAMFAAFPGWYASLFSAAYLPLLVVLLALIGRGVAFEYRGKVDSDRWRRNWDRVIGIGSWIPPFGVGLLLATTVLGLPLDADGNRVGGAFAAVRFETLLGAVAVVGFSLVHGAAFLALKTEGDLRHRARNLATRLLPVALLPLLAFLVVVQLRSGDLWTLLLIGIAVVAAVLAWFRIRAGREGQAFAALGGVIAASAVAIFVALYPNVLPSTVDAANTLTIAGEASSPYTLTVMTWVALFGAPAVLIYQGWTYWVFRKRIGTRHIPPVHAP; this is encoded by the coding sequence ATGACCCTCGAAACGATCTGGTTCTGCGTCATCGCCCTGTTCTGGCTCGGCTACCTCTTCCTCGAAGGCTTCGACTTCGGCGTCGGCATGCTCATGCCCGCCCTCGCGAAGGACAACACCGAGCGCCGCGTCATGGTCAACACGATCGGCCCGGTCTGGGACGGCAACGAGGTCTGGCTGATCGTCGCGGGCGGCGCGATGTTCGCCGCGTTCCCAGGCTGGTACGCGTCGCTGTTCTCGGCCGCGTACCTCCCGCTCCTGGTCGTGCTGCTCGCCCTCATCGGCCGCGGCGTCGCGTTCGAATACCGCGGCAAGGTCGACTCCGACCGCTGGCGCCGCAACTGGGACCGCGTCATCGGGATCGGTTCGTGGATCCCGCCGTTCGGGGTCGGCCTGCTCCTCGCGACCACCGTCCTCGGCCTCCCGCTCGACGCCGACGGCAACCGGGTCGGCGGCGCGTTCGCCGCCGTCCGGTTCGAAACACTGCTCGGCGCGGTCGCGGTCGTCGGGTTCTCGCTGGTCCACGGCGCCGCGTTCCTCGCGCTCAAAACCGAGGGCGACCTCCGCCACCGGGCGCGGAACCTGGCCACCCGCCTGCTCCCGGTCGCCCTGCTGCCGTTGCTCGCGTTCCTCGTCGTTGTGCAACTGCGTTCGGGTGACCTGTGGACGCTGCTCCTGATCGGCATCGCCGTCGTCGCCGCGGTCCTCGCCTGGTTCCGCATCCGCGCGGGCCGGGAAGGGCAGGCGTTCGCCGCGCTCGGCGGCGTCATCGCGGCTTCCGCCGTCGCGATCTTCGTCGCGCTGTACCCGAACGTCCTTCCGTCCACTGTGGACGCCGCGAACACGCTGACGATCGCGGGCGAGGCATCGAGCCCGTACACCTTGACCGTGATGACGTGGGTCGCGCTGTTCGGCGCCCCCGCCGTCCTGATCTACCAGGGCTGGACGTACTGGGTGTTCCGCAAGCGCATCGGCACCCGCCACATCCCACCGGTACACGCACCATGA